A window from Candidatus Cloacimonadota bacterium encodes these proteins:
- a CDS encoding T9SS type A sorting domain-containing protein — MKRVLLSLALVVLIASGYAYWTDIFANYYIPPETFIPVAARIYRNGVYTGYTTPHRFEPNTVYHGTYTVELEQYGPWGPTSAYVAPTAENGVVIFSSSYGPTVPIELSSFTAAISANNCINLTWVTHSETGVRGYYVLRNNTNELTMATTISGFIPATNTSQTVSYFYADEDLEDEGTYYYWLLNSDLDGQDYYYGPSSIQYSLPGDDIPEPPQTTSLGPVYPNPFNPNAVIPINLKNDSTVSLKIYNNRGQEVRRFDLGNLQAGNHQISWDGRDGSGQPLASGVYQIRMQTGKDNYQVKAVLMK; from the coding sequence ATGAAAAGAGTACTGCTTTCTCTGGCCCTTGTGGTTTTGATCGCATCAGGCTATGCTTATTGGACTGATATTTTCGCCAACTATTACATTCCACCCGAGACCTTCATTCCGGTTGCGGCACGGATTTACCGAAATGGTGTTTATACCGGGTATACAACGCCTCACCGTTTTGAACCTAATACTGTTTACCATGGAACTTATACTGTGGAGTTAGAGCAATATGGCCCCTGGGGACCCACATCGGCTTACGTTGCGCCAACTGCCGAAAATGGGGTTGTGATATTCAGCTCCTCCTATGGCCCTACCGTGCCTATCGAACTGTCGAGTTTCACCGCTGCGATCTCCGCGAACAATTGCATTAACCTCACTTGGGTCACACATTCAGAGACTGGAGTTCGGGGTTATTATGTCCTGCGAAACAATACCAATGAACTCACCATGGCCACCACTATAAGCGGATTTATTCCTGCCACAAATACCTCCCAGACAGTGAGTTATTTCTATGCCGACGAGGATCTGGAGGATGAGGGCACATATTATTATTGGTTGCTAAACAGTGATCTTGACGGCCAGGATTATTACTACGGACCAAGCTCGATCCAGTATTCGCTGCCCGGTGATGATATACCTGAGCCGCCTCAGACAACAAGTCTCGGACCTGTTTATCCCAACCCCTTCAATCCCAACGCGGTCATCCCCATCAATCTGAAAAATGACAGTACAGTAAGCCTGAAAATCTACAACAACCGCGGTCAGGAAGTGAGACGCTTTGATCTGGGCAATCTGCAAGCTGGAAATCACCAGATCAGCTGGGACGGCCGCGACGGCAGCGGTCAGCCTCTGGCCAGCGGGGTTTATCAAATTCGGATGCAGACGGGAAAAGACAACTATCAGGTGAAAGCCGTCTTAATGAAATAG
- the ftsZ gene encoding cell division protein FtsZ — protein sequence MIEFDEKPTQIGTNIKIVGVGGAGGNAVNTMIDNELSGVEFIAANTDISDLVKSKAKMKLQLGKKLTRGLGTGANPDLGARAAEESKDDIRSHIEGADMIFIAAGMGGGTGTGAAPIVAKIARDLGILTLGIVTMPFPFEGQKRHSNAEEGIRNMAEFVDTLIVIPNSKLCEIYADLTLLEAFQRADNVLFESAKAVSDIINVNGLMNRDFADVRTVMQNMGYALMGSGVAEGENRAVNAAKAAINNPLLADISLQGCQALLINVTAGSDIKMSEFEDVSSVIVNETGTNANIFMGLVIDPDLVGKVSVTIIATGLQSTAQIVDFPPSQPAPQPKQAPQQKPQTPKPGKSEEDIDDIFRILNINQPSSQEADPDPHGEETRQSSPRTDLPSFLKALD from the coding sequence ATGATCGAATTTGATGAAAAACCCACTCAAATCGGCACCAACATCAAGATCGTTGGAGTAGGCGGAGCCGGCGGCAACGCTGTGAACACCATGATTGACAATGAACTGTCCGGCGTGGAATTCATCGCCGCAAACACCGACATCAGCGACCTCGTGAAAAGCAAGGCGAAGATGAAGCTCCAACTGGGCAAAAAACTCACCCGTGGGCTTGGAACCGGCGCCAATCCAGACCTCGGCGCACGCGCCGCGGAGGAATCCAAAGACGATATCCGTTCCCACATTGAAGGAGCGGACATGATCTTCATCGCCGCCGGAATGGGAGGCGGGACGGGCACCGGAGCAGCTCCAATAGTTGCCAAGATCGCACGCGACCTCGGCATCCTCACCCTCGGCATCGTGACCATGCCCTTCCCTTTTGAAGGGCAAAAACGCCACAGCAACGCCGAGGAAGGCATCCGCAACATGGCGGAGTTTGTGGACACCCTCATCGTGATTCCCAATTCCAAGCTTTGCGAGATTTACGCCGATCTCACCCTACTGGAGGCTTTCCAGCGCGCCGACAACGTTCTTTTTGAATCCGCCAAAGCCGTTTCCGACATCATCAACGTCAATGGCCTGATGAACCGTGATTTCGCCGACGTGCGCACCGTAATGCAGAACATGGGTTACGCCCTGATGGGCTCCGGCGTGGCCGAGGGCGAAAACCGCGCCGTGAACGCCGCCAAAGCGGCCATCAACAATCCCCTCCTCGCCGACATCAGCCTGCAAGGCTGCCAGGCCCTGTTGATCAACGTCACCGCAGGGTCGGATATCAAGATGAGCGAGTTTGAGGACGTTTCCAGCGTGATCGTGAACGAAACCGGCACCAACGCCAATATCTTTATGGGCTTGGTCATTGATCCCGACCTTGTGGGCAAGGTTTCCGTCACCATCATCGCCACCGGACTGCAAAGCACCGCCCAGATAGTTGATTTCCCCCCGTCCCAACCCGCCCCGCAGCCCAAACAGGCTCCGCAGCAGAAGCCTCAAACTCCCAAGCCAGGCAAATCCGAAGAAGACATTGATGACATCTTCCGTATCCTGAATATAAACCAGCCTTCCAGCCAGGAAGCCGATCCCGATCCACACGGGGAGGAAACCAGGCAGTCAAGTCCCCGCACAGATCTGCCTTCCTTTCTGAAAGCCTTGGATTGA